aaacaaattacaacaaaaaaacacaaaatatttggggggaaaaaacataaaacaacaagaaaaacactaaaacctTGTTCATTCCTCTAGTAATAATCAGATTGTTTATTAATCTAAATGCCGACATAAATGATAGATTAGCCAATCACGTGTGACTAATGAATTACTGGATCACAGCTAGTACACTACGTACACTACGGTTGTTCCTTATTTCCAAATCTACTGGAGGAAGTGAGAAATATAAATGTGAACAGGAAGTAAAGGTTAGACACACGTGATttccaaaataagagcacaGATCATCCTCCTGAGTCATGCTGAGAACTCATCATATGAACTGATCGATTATTAACCatcaggtgtgtgtgcgtgtgcgtgtgtgtgcgtgtgcgtgtgtgtgttttctgagttgttttgtgttttttgagtcatcttgtgggcttttgatggcattgtggttgtttttggagtcttttgtgttcattgtgtgtgtttttagggtcatattgtgtgttttgttattatgtGGGCttagttttcattgttttgtttttttgttgttgtttctttcttgtcattttgtgacattatgtgtgtttttcagtcattgtttttttgggttttttggttcatcttgtgtgtttttggaatcattttgtgtgattttgttattttaattgtattttttcttttctttttctttttttttgagtcattctgttggtttttggagtcatttggtgtgttttggagtcttttttttgttattttgtgtgtttataggTGTCATTCTGGGTGCTGCTGTAAttatgtgatttttattttttatttatttattttttcgtgttttctggtgtcattgtgtgtgttttttggaatcatttttggttttgtgttcattttgtgtgattgtgtTATCTGAATtagctttttggagtcattttgtatgttttggagtctttttgtgttcattttgggTGTCTTTAGGGTCATTTTGGGTGTTGTCATAAATGTGTGGTTTTCTGGTGTCATTGtgagtttttagggtcattgtctgttttttagttattgttttgattgttctaagggtcattttgtgtgtgtgtgtgtgtgtgtgcgtgtgtctttTTGAGGGCGTGTCCTCAGAGCCAATGACGTTGCTTCATCCTTGTGCGTCATGAAAAGGGGGAGGGTCCCAGGGTCTCATTATAAACCCACAGCTTCTCTTCCACCAACACAGGAGGAAAAACAAACTCAGAGAACCTGAACTTGAATTTATCTTtcatttaaagtgtttattttttgctttttttgaagAATTTCAACAACAACCTCAAAACtatttttgaaacattttcagCTAAAGAtacgtttttatttatacagtttttttcatcaactgaaactaaatttaaaacctgaAAGATGTTTCCAGAGGCAAACAGTGGGTGAGTACTTATTATCCTCCATCATTTCgtacattttgtacttttttatttttatcgttTTTAAACTCCTCCCTCAGCACGCGCGGGGGGTTCAGCACGTGGTTTTGGTTGGTGTGGCGCGTTCAAgagcaaaaagtaaaaaaagaaaaagaaagtacCCGGGAATGTTCAAGAAATGTGGGGTGAAATGTCTTGTGCGCATGCGCTGTAAACCGACAAGgcgtattaaaaaaaaaaaaaaaaaaaaaaaagaagaaaccgCGTTTTTCACCAAAAAATGTTCTACGCATGCGCGGGAAGTGGCATCTATATATGGTAAAACTAGAATTACATGTAATTTAAAGAATTTCACAGTAAATTAAGCCAAtgaaatgatatttttttactCTAAATGAAACAGAATTGACCTGTAATTTGCCAGTATAAAGAGTATTttattggagttttttttttttaaattgaacttattgtaattctgtggtcattttgtgtgtttttggagaaagttgttgtgcttttgtcattttgtggggttcatcttcattttgtgtgtttttggagtatttaatAGCGAACCACTCTTAACGCTTCCATAATTTGTTCAAATATATCATATTATCCTGAATAATTCATCACAAATCTGttgaattaaaacacaaaaatacgtTGTCGTGGGTAGAAACGTGTTGAAAGAAAAGCCTTTAAATGAAGATAAATGACACAATGTGAGcggcgttgccaggttgggaaacacaaaggtgtgtaaatacataaacaatgcAATGGAGGGTTTTTTTCCACCGGAAATCATTGGGCAACAAGGTGACAAAAGATTAGGCacagctttatttaattttctttttttattgatattaaaaaaggaaaatgctTAATTtccaccactaaaaaaaaaaatgtaataatcactctggcaagtcataattatgactatttttaatgtaaatcagCAAAGAAACAGAAATTGGACAAATAATTTTCCCAtagaaattaattattatttaatgtgtaaTTATGAATGGAACAGTGTCGGTAGATTGCTgcaaatgctcagtttgtatctcataataatgactttctttctcctttgtcataattataactttatatcttgtaattatgacttttttctcataattatgactttcttacTCGTGAttttgactttactaactcataattatgacttatttttggtggcagaaacgggcttccataggaTGCACATGAATTGATAAATATCAGTTTAAAATAACATCAGTGATTTGTTTTgacattaaaacaataacaataataaatcatgTTCCATTGAAACGTATGAAGTGCATCACATGCTTTATTAAATATGCTTGATAATTGTGTGAAAGAGTGTGAATAAACTGTGCGTCACAATGAcgttctttttcattattattattattattattgtcctCCAGCTATGGCTATGACGACTGCAAGGCCactgctgattggctgctggCCCAGACGGACGTCCGCCCCATCGTTGGTATCGTGTGTGGGTCGGGTATGGGGGGGCTCGCTGACACGTTGAAGAACCAGGTGGCCTTTAGCTACGAGGACATCCCCCACTTCCCCCAGAGCACAGGTGAGCCTCACAGATGCAGATGCACACAGATGTGCACCAGATGTGCAACATGTGACGTTAACCCACTGCTTTGCCCACAGTTCACGGCCACGCAGGGCGTCTGGTGTTCGGTACGCTGAAGGGACGGCCGTGTGTCTGCATGCAGGGACGCTTCCACCTCTACGAGGGTTACCCAATCCAGAAGGTACGACCATAAAGTCTGGATTCTTAGAAAAGCTCCTTCCCCTTCAGGGTCTTACATAAACATGACATaactcacccccccccccacctgtgtgtgtgtgtgtgtgtgcagatcaCGCTGCCTATGCGTATTTTCAAGCTTCTGGGCGTGGAGACGGTGATTCTGACCAACGCGGCCGGAGGCCTGAACCAGGACTTTAAAGTAGGAGACGTGATGATCATCAAAGACCACCTCAACGTGCCTGGATTCGCAGGAAATAATCCTTTATCAGGACCCAATGATGAGCGGTACGttttttatttagaataatCACCAAGCTGGgccttctgtgtgtttttgttacttgaatttttattatttatttttgtcattttacatctttttgcAGTAATTCTGGTGGTTTTTGGTGTCTTTGTCTTcatattgtgtgcttttgttttttaaattttgtttttggagtcattttagttcattttaattttctgtcttttctagcgtcattgtgtgtatttttggggtcgtattgtgtgttttgttgtccttttgagtgttttttagagtcatccTGTAGGTttagttttctgtgtgtttttcttgtcattttggcataattttttgtgttttggggtcattttgtttgtttttaaaatctttgtATACATTGTCTTTTACTGATGTTTTGTGTTTggtattctaattttttattgtcattttgtctgatttttgtagtcaatgtgtgtgtatttttgttaatttgttaattgtttttgttatttcggCTGTCTTTGGCAACAttctgtgttattgttgtcattttgggtgttttgtgtgatttttttttttagtcattttgtatgttttttgtgtgattttagagtcattgtgtgtgttttgatggtcattttgtgtgttttgaagttatttttgtcgTCAACTTCTCGGCTGTtaaattttgttatttattgttgttttgtgtgatttttgagaccttttgtatttttgtctttgtgtattcCTTTTGGCCCCGCCCACCCGTGCACCCCTGCTTTATTATTTCTCACTCTTGGGCTGGAGCCTGAACTTAATTATTCCAATATTTCTCTCCTCTTCCCTCAAAGGTTTGGGGTTCGCTTCCCGTGCATGTCGGACGCCTACGACCGGGAGCTGCAGCAGATGGCCATGGAGATTGGACAGGAGCTGGGCTACGGAGACTTCCTCAGGGAGGGCGTCTACTGCGTGCTGGGGGGGCCGTCCTTCGAGACCATCGCCGAGTGCCGCATGCTGCACAGGCTGGGCGCGGACGCCGTCGGTAAGCGTCTCACTTCCTGTCTGATCTTTACGACCCGGGTAGCGGACGTTCCCCCGTTCTGATCCATGGTTCCATCTCCTCCACAGGCATGAGCACCGTCCACGAGGTGCTGGTGGCACGTCACTGCGGCATGCGCGTCTTCGCCCTCTCGCTGATCACCAACCAGGCGGTGATGGACTACGACAGCGAGGAGAAGGCCAACCACGAGGAGGTGCTGCAGACGGGCAAGCAGCGGGCGGAGCAGCTGGAGCGGCTGGTGTCCACCATGGTCACCAGGATCGAgcagaacaacaacaacgacGCCTGAGGGATGACTTTTCACCACATCTAAACCGAAGTTTtacgaaaaaaaacaactgttgaAAATTAAAGACGGACTGAAAAGAGCGAACTAAAATGGCCGACATGTCGTCAACCGCGTGCATGTAATGTGACAACTACTACCACAAAGACTGCGACGAGGTTTGCGACAAAGACTGCGACGAGGTTTGCGACAAAGACTGCGACGACCTCAGCAAACCCATATCTTTTTATATAAATCAAAACTTTGTACTTGTGcgagtgaactttttttttgtaactcaCGCGATCGACTTTCACGAGAATTCCCatcaatctgttttttttctgtgatcgTTTCCCGATCGATCAGAGAATCTTTCCGTCACCAGATTTCCTCTCTCTCTAGCGCGTTGATGAAGTTTAAAGTCAACAATTGACGAAatccgtaaaaaaaaaaaaaaagaaacgcaACAATCTTTCACTAAATCTTAACTCGATTAAAAAAAGTCGCCCACATTCCTCTCGGGCTGTAatgttgtttgtattatttgaaacgtttttttttttgttcttaacTTAAACGATGTGATCCATTTTTGTAAATGTCTGCCCTGTAACTTAACAATAAGAACAGAATTTACTGTATAGGTCTTAATGTTGTGAACATGTGTATAATAGTGGCTTTGTTGTActcttgttttttaatatgATGGTTGTTATTAAATGCTTTATTTATTACAAGTTTGgtctgaagtgtgtgtgtgagcgatTCTAAGGCTGGTTTTTtcacaaagacattttttaaagtgtaaataccGTAAAACATAAGCTACAGGGGCGTGTCCAGATTTTTTGGCAGGGATGATCATTGAAATTAGGcccaatattaaaaataaagacaGATTAATTTTCAGTACATTCAattgttttgggggtttttttttttttttttggtattttcaaTGAGGAAAATCCTTTATTGTTTCTACAGCAAAACAATGAAGATAATTCTGTATCTTTTACGTTTTAATGCCTTAAAAGGATTGAAAAAGTGAGCAGAGACACTCGTGAAAACATCCCAAAGTTTATTTCCATGTCGCGTACAGATGCTTCACAGAGCTGCACAGTATAGATGAATGATTATCTGTAAACGTTACACAATGTTACATAAGCATTCATTAAACGCCAAAGATAAACACAGGTTGAAGATAATGTTTTATAACAAAGATAAACTCCTCACTGCTGCGTCCAGTGCTACTGTGTGGGTTATAAAAAATTGTCAtcactttattaataaaagatTTAGATCAAATGAACCAACAAAAAGGCATTACGATAAAGAGAATTAGTGACAGGGGTGCGTCTAGGGCTTTAACTTTGGTGGCCCGGGAGTGATCCAGGGGTGGCACTTTAAATATTTGATGCACATTTATTATAacatgattcttttttttttatcatttttttttttttttttgtcctgtaaCAACAGCGTCAGAAACTTTTGGCAGaatatcagattaaaaaaaaatttctttgataaaactgcaggtttatgtttttaaacaccTCAGATTTCTGTGCATCACTTCCAAGTATTTACGTGtataatttgcaaataattaATGGTTTAAGATAAAGAAAACAAGGTACAGGGGCGTCCACAACGTTTAAGGTGGAGTGGCCCAGGAGTTGTGTGGGGGTGGCCATTAAAATTTAGACGCATATTCATGAAATTAAGATTATTTCTAAATTGTTGACTGAACATCTATAAAACAGCTCTATAAATAAACTGGCAGCATTTCAGGTtcaaaaaaagtgcttaaaaataactttatatcAATAAAATTGGCAGATTGAACATTTTtagcataaaaaaacattaattaactCCTAACTGCTGGTTTTACTGCTAGTTTGTTGATTAAAAATCTGTTCGGATGTTTTACCAAATTGGATGAAAA
This window of the Gouania willdenowi chromosome 18, fGouWil2.1, whole genome shotgun sequence genome carries:
- the pnp5a gene encoding purine nucleoside phosphorylase 5a isoform X1, with the translated sequence MFPEANSGYGYDDCKATADWLLAQTDVRPIVGIVCGSGMGGLADTLKNQVAFSYEDIPHFPQSTVHGHAGRLVFGTLKGRPCVCMQGRFHLYEGYPIQKITLPMRIFKLLGVETVILTNAAGGLNQDFKVGDVMIIKDHLNVPGFAGNNPLSGPNDERFGVRFPCMSDAYDRELQQMAMEIGQELGYGDFLREGVYCVLGGPSFETIAECRMLHRLGADAVGMSTVHEVLVARHCGMRVFALSLITNQAVMDYDSEEKANHEEVLQTGKQRAEQLERLVSTMVTRIEQNNNNDA
- the pnp5a gene encoding purine nucleoside phosphorylase 5a isoform X2, which produces MGGLADTLKNQVAFSYEDIPHFPQSTVHGHAGRLVFGTLKGRPCVCMQGRFHLYEGYPIQKITLPMRIFKLLGVETVILTNAAGGLNQDFKVGDVMIIKDHLNVPGFAGNNPLSGPNDERFGVRFPCMSDAYDRELQQMAMEIGQELGYGDFLREGVYCVLGGPSFETIAECRMLHRLGADAVGMSTVHEVLVARHCGMRVFALSLITNQAVMDYDSEEKANHEEVLQTGKQRAEQLERLVSTMVTRIEQNNNNDA